The Salvia splendens isolate huo1 chromosome 20, SspV2, whole genome shotgun sequence nucleotide sequence GTATATTGTGGGGCTTGATATCAAAATGCAAGATCTTGATATCACAACCACTATGCAAATACTCAATCCCTCGGGCCGCTCCAACTGCAATCTTGAATTTCATACCCCAATCCAGTGAAGatgttttttttggtttgaAGATATATTTGTCAAGAGAACCATTTGGCATGAAATCAAGTACGAGGGCACGCTTGGATCTCTCCGCACAGTATCCTATAAGTTGGACAACATTGGCATGATGGATCCTCCCAATTGTCCCGATTTCATTGATGAAATCTTTGTCATTTATTTTGGCTTTTCCCAATAGCTTGACTGCCACGTAATGGCCACTCTGAAGCTTTCCTTTGTAAACAGAGCCGAAGCCACCTTCTCCTAGTTTTTCTCGAAAATTTCTAGTCATCTTCTTTATTTCTGAGTAGGAGTACCTGATAGGGGACAAATGGTTGTCACTTTGTAGGAAGCTCTCTATTTCCTCGTACGCGGACAAACGCCTTCTTTGAAATTTGTAGATCAGGAACCCCACTGCGCAGAGAAACCCCAAGATGAATCTTAGTTCCAAGTAAACAATTGCCGAATTAGAAGCATTGAAGTGGTATTCAATATCTACTATCGTTGGGATCTCTCCAACGGATTGAGCAACGATGAGCCAATCTGCATTTCCACACACATGATAGTAAAACAGAGTGAAAACATATTTGTATGACAGAAAATAATCGAGAAGTCTTTACCGGCCTCTGTTTCAGTCCGAAAAATGACAACAAATGTGATGGTGATAATGATCTTTGCTGCAATGCCTACCCCTATAAATACAATAGCTGGAAATTTTCTAAACAAAGTTAATTACTGCCTACATACAAACTCATGCAAATTAGAAATTGATATTAGTAGTCAATAGTTAAATAGTGCAGCACAAGTTTAAAAGCTCACCAAGTATGAGCATTAAAATCATGAGAAAGCCTCCAGTTGGACCTAATAAGGAATACAATCCAAGTTGTTGAGAGGTgtataaatatacatatatagagagagagagagagtggtgaTCTAATGACCTTCAAAATGAGAACGGAGAATCATATCAGTTCGCTAGTCGTTAATATCAGTTGacatcacaaaacatatcagttACTTTCAATATCACATAACCCTACTAATATTCATGAATCTACGAACTGATATTAATGAATCATCGAACGAATACGGTTCTCGATTCTCAGTTAATGGCGGTCTTAGGGGAATATGACTACTCTATACATGTATAGATCACCACTTGTTTTCTGTTCTTCTTAATTTGTAAATATGGAACAACATATTATCTTACCTTTAGGTGATAGGAAGGAGTCCTTGATGTAGTCTGCAAATTCAAGAACACAACAAGATATCAACAATAGAAATGGAATCCTAAGCTTGTAAACAAATGATCTATCCTTACCCAATTTACGTTGAAGGTCTGAACGGTCGCAACTAACTAGCTCATCCGGATCGACACCTTCTTTTCCGTAGAGACACATTAATTTGTaccaatttaaattaaatccatataGCAGAGACTGATGGATTTCTGAGAGGGACACATTACTCAAAAATTCCGAATCTTGATATGCCCAAGATGTTGCCAGTACAGTATCTAATGTGCACATATGGTCCAAATCTTTGACACGCATGTTTCCAAcgtttatatatgtgtatttgcTATACTGCTCACAATCAGTAAGTTTGGTAAAGAGGGAAGAATTACGCAAAGGATGCTCGCAGCTCACCAAACTAATGAGCTTATAGGCAAAACCGAATCCGCTTTTAAAAGGACGGTTATCGTCATAATCGGAGGAAGAATGTATAGGGAAAGAGCAGATGTTGTTGTCTGTGGAAATATCGGAGACCCTCATGGTGAAGTTTTGGTAATGGATTTCTTTGACATAGTATTTCCGGGAGTCAACGTACATTAAGGTGACGTTGTTTTCGCATACTAACTCTTGGCCAGGATCGCCACAGTTGCTGAGGCGGAAAGGGGAGCGAATGGGAATGAGGCCACAGGAAGAAGGGGGGCATTTTGCACAACAATTTTGAAAGAATTGAAGTGAAAGAATGAAGAGAGATGAGTAAGTGAGGAAGAGGAGGTTTTGAGTGTTCATCATTCTTGGCTTCatatttttttccaaatgcAAGGCTCTGGATCTATGGATAACAATAATGCATAATGCTCATTCATTGTATTGTACCCAACATTTAATACAGAAGCTGGCAAACAAATGGATAAACAATAATGCTTATTGGGCTAGTTGCTGACATTGACTTATAAGTCTTCTCTTCTAGTACATCAGATAAATTTTTTgcttctatttcttttttaatttggtaGCCAACCATGactcaattttaaaaatatataggaTCAATTTTTATTAGTTAACTGTTTTACTAGCTGAACCTTTTTGTGGtgggaattaatttattttattattcatatagggatagaaaaagaagaaaattccAGCTAAAGTAGAAGATGAAAGGATATGGACTAGATTAGATTATTATGGATTAAAAATTATTGTTGgactacaattataattagttcATAAGTTCAACAATCATGAAACTCTAATGACTCTTTATctatatataatggttatttatttttcattgtgGGTGATGAGAAATAgcagagagaaaatacgtaaagctttgtagagagaattcctagctttcttctacggagcaattgtGCCGatgaattgttcctgcatcggatcagaatacgcGTGGatctcgatagtagtggattcaacttgcaggacacaattgTAGAAGGAAAccacaacaacaagtaagatttaattCTGTTGTGtgttacgtgctcaacttgcaatatgattatgaatctagatctgttattcttgtctgtaATTTCCGATGCGCTCATTAGATTAATACAAGAATTACTAACAGAAGAAACAAATTAGGAGTTGAATTATTTGTCGATTACTACAAGATTCAATTAGTGAAAAATGTCTGCGATCTATGATAACTGGGAGAGGCTGGTGGCTGCTGCTATAAAGAAACAGCAGATATGGGAGCTCTGCCATCGATCTTCTAGCACCCTCTCCGATGCTTCGTATCTGTCTTCTTCCTTTAGCGATCCGAGCTTCGAAATTTCAAGATCACACAAGCTGGTTCTGGTCTCACAGTTTTGCCCTGCTTTTGATGTCGAAGATGCAGCCTTGGCTTCTGTGAAGTTGCTCGGGGCCGGAACCTTTGGGAGTGCGTACATGGCTATGATCGAGGATCAGCCAAGATTTGTGGTGAAGAGTCTCAGGTCGGAGGGTATCTCTGAACTGGATTTCAGGCGGATCATGGAGATGTTAGGCACGAAAATGTGGTGGCGTTAAGAGCTTATTATTCTTCGGTGGATGAAAGGCTTATGCTGTATGATTATTACAGTAACGGAAGTGTGCATTCATTGTTACATGGTATGTTAAACTCCATATGTTCCACTCAAATTTCCTTGTTCCTTATTGAAGAATAACTCTATTG carries:
- the LOC121782650 gene encoding probable L-type lectin-domain containing receptor kinase V.3 isoform X1, translated to MKPRMMNTQNLLFLTYSSLFILSLQFFQNCCAKCPPSSCGLIPIRSPFRLSNCGDPGQELVCENNVTLMYVDSRKYYVKEIHYQNFTMRVSDISTDNNICSFPIHSSSDYDDNRPFKSGFGFAYKLISLVSCEHPLRNSSLFTKLTDCEQYSKYTYINVGNMRVKDLDHMCTLDTVLATSWAYQDSEFLSNVSLSEIHQSLLYGFNLNWYKLMCLYGKEGVDPDELVSCDRSDLQRKLDYIKDSFLSPKGPTGGFLMILMLILAIVFIGVGIAAKIIITITFVVIFRTETEADWLIVAQSVGEIPTIVDIEYHFNASNSAIVYLELRFILGFLCAVGFLIYKFQRRRLSAYEEIESFLQSDNHLSPIRYSYSEIKKMTRNFREKLGEGGFGSVYKGKLQSGHYVAVKLLGKAKINDKDFINEIGTIGRIHHANVVQLIGYCAERSKRALVLDFMPNGSLDKYIFKPKKTSSLDWGMKFKIAVGAARGIEYLHSGCDIKILHFDIKPHNILLDDKFVPKVTDFGLAKLYSIDKEAVTMTAARGTIGYIAPELNCRSIGLVSHKADVYSFGMLLMEMAGVNNKDDPNKYFPDWIYDCINKGEDLGIVEEDNNVDDVNENGKNVLKKMTIVGLWCIQMNPDNRPSMNKVLEMLEGDVEDLKIPEHPSHLVNEARSWDADSNGSVSQSYYDSDSIKISIA
- the LOC121782650 gene encoding LEAF RUST 10 DISEASE-RESISTANCE LOCUS RECEPTOR-LIKE PROTEIN KINASE-like 2.1 isoform X3 → MKPRMMNTQNLLFLTYSSLFILSLQFFQNCCAKCPPSSCGLIPIRSPFRLSNCGDPGQELVCENNVTLMYVDSRKYYVKEIHYQNFTMRVSDISTDNNICSFPIHSSSDYDDNRPFKSGFGFAYKLISLVSCEHPLRNSSLFTKLTDCEQYSKYTYINVGNMRVKDLDHMCTLDTVLATSWAYQDSEFLSNVSLSEIHQSLLYGFNLNWYKLMCLYGKEGVDPDELVSCDRSDLQRKLDYIKDSFLSPKGPTGGFLMILMLILVGFLIYKFQRRRLSAYEEIESFLQSDNHLSPIRYSYSEIKKMTRNFREKLGEGGFGSVYKGKLQSGHYVAVKLLGKAKINDKDFINEIGTIGRIHHANVVQLIGYCAERSKRALVLDFMPNGSLDKYIFKPKKTSSLDWGMKFKIAVGAARGIEYLHSGCDIKILHFDIKPHNILLDDKFVPKVTDFGLAKLYSIDKEAVTMTAARGTIGYIAPELNCRSIGLVSHKADVYSFGMLLMEMAGVNNKDDPNKYFPDWIYDCINKGEDLGIVEEDNNVDDVNENGKNVLKKMTIVGLWCIQMNPDNRPSMNKVLEMLEGDVEDLKIPEHPSHLVNEARSWDADSNGSVSQSYYDSDSIKISIA
- the LOC121782650 gene encoding rust resistance kinase Lr10-like isoform X2 encodes the protein MKPRMMNTQNLLFLTYSSLFILSLQFFQNCCAKCPPSSCGLIPIRSPFRLSNCGDPGQELVCENNVTLMYVDSRKYYVKEIHYQNFTMRVSDISTDNNICSFPIHSSSDYDDNRPFKSGFGFAYKLISLVSCEHPLRNSSLFTKLTDCEQYSKYTYINVGNMRVKDLDHMCTLDTVLATSWAYQDSEFLSNVSLSEIHQSLLYGFNLNWYKLMCLYGKEGVDPDELVSCDRSDLQRKLDYIKDSFLSPKGPTGGFLMILMLILAIVFIGVGIAAKIIITITFVVIFRTETEAVGFLIYKFQRRRLSAYEEIESFLQSDNHLSPIRYSYSEIKKMTRNFREKLGEGGFGSVYKGKLQSGHYVAVKLLGKAKINDKDFINEIGTIGRIHHANVVQLIGYCAERSKRALVLDFMPNGSLDKYIFKPKKTSSLDWGMKFKIAVGAARGIEYLHSGCDIKILHFDIKPHNILLDDKFVPKVTDFGLAKLYSIDKEAVTMTAARGTIGYIAPELNCRSIGLVSHKADVYSFGMLLMEMAGVNNKDDPNKYFPDWIYDCINKGEDLGIVEEDNNVDDVNENGKNVLKKMTIVGLWCIQMNPDNRPSMNKVLEMLEGDVEDLKIPEHPSHLVNEARSWDADSNGSVSQSYYDSDSIKISIA
- the LOC121782650 gene encoding rust resistance kinase Lr10-like isoform X4 encodes the protein MKPRMMNTQNLLFLTYSSLFILSLQFFQNCCAKCPPSSCGLIPIRSPFRLSNCGDPGQELVCENNVTLMYVDSRKYYVKEIHYQNFTMRVSDISTDNNICSFPIHSSSDYDDNRPFKSGFGFAYKLISLVSCEHPLRNSSLFTKLTDCEQYSKYTYINVGNMRVKDLDHMCTLDTVLATSWAYQDSEFLSNVSLSEIHQSLLYGFNLNWYKLMCLYGKEGVDPDELVSCDRSDLQRKLDYIKDSFLSPKVGFLIYKFQRRRLSAYEEIESFLQSDNHLSPIRYSYSEIKKMTRNFREKLGEGGFGSVYKGKLQSGHYVAVKLLGKAKINDKDFINEIGTIGRIHHANVVQLIGYCAERSKRALVLDFMPNGSLDKYIFKPKKTSSLDWGMKFKIAVGAARGIEYLHSGCDIKILHFDIKPHNILLDDKFVPKVTDFGLAKLYSIDKEAVTMTAARGTIGYIAPELNCRSIGLVSHKADVYSFGMLLMEMAGVNNKDDPNKYFPDWIYDCINKGEDLGIVEEDNNVDDVNENGKNVLKKMTIVGLWCIQMNPDNRPSMNKVLEMLEGDVEDLKIPEHPSHLVNEARSWDADSNGSVSQSYYDSDSIKISIA